A window of Pedococcus aerophilus contains these coding sequences:
- a CDS encoding NADH-quinone oxidoreductase subunit M produces the protein MTNFPWLTVIGLIPLIGAAVVAALPAGVTDRAKHIALGFSLVTLVMGIAAALQFSTKSDQQFQLTEQHEWIPQFGVSYALGVDGTALVMILMAVILTPVCVLAAWNDVPEGGKREKNYFALMLVLETFMVGVFAATDVFLFYVFFEAMLIPVYFLIGSYGGARRQYAAVKFLLFSLAGGLVMLVGVLALYHYGPGGSDGFLVSKLTGLDLGTTPERLMFLAFFFAFAVKAPMWPVHTWLPDAATEARPATAVLLVGVLDKVGTYGMIRFCLQLFPEASQWATPVVLTLAVISIMYGALLAIGQTDIMRLIAYTSISHFGFIVLGIFALTTTAGAGSTLYMLNHGFSTAALFLIAAMLIARRGSKRIPDFGGWQRVTPGLAGVFLVAGLSGLALPGLSSFVSEFLVLVGTFQRYKFAAVVATACIVLAALYILLMYKRMMTGPKPELDTPVRDISMREKIVVAPLIAAFIVLGFYPKPALDVLNPAVAKTLSYVGVTDPAPTSADGSTK, from the coding sequence ATGACGAACTTCCCCTGGCTGACCGTGATCGGGTTGATCCCGCTCATCGGTGCTGCCGTCGTGGCCGCCCTCCCGGCAGGGGTGACCGACCGTGCCAAGCACATCGCGCTGGGCTTCTCCCTCGTGACGTTGGTGATGGGCATCGCCGCGGCGCTGCAGTTCTCCACCAAGTCCGACCAGCAGTTCCAGCTCACCGAGCAGCACGAGTGGATCCCGCAGTTCGGTGTCTCCTACGCCCTCGGCGTCGACGGCACCGCCCTGGTCATGATCCTCATGGCCGTCATCCTGACGCCGGTGTGCGTGCTCGCCGCGTGGAACGACGTGCCCGAGGGCGGCAAGCGCGAGAAGAACTACTTCGCGCTGATGCTGGTGCTGGAGACGTTCATGGTCGGCGTGTTCGCCGCCACCGACGTCTTCCTGTTCTACGTCTTCTTCGAGGCCATGCTCATCCCGGTCTACTTCCTCATCGGCTCCTACGGTGGCGCGCGTCGCCAGTACGCCGCGGTGAAGTTCCTGCTGTTCTCCCTCGCGGGTGGACTGGTGATGCTCGTGGGCGTCCTGGCGCTCTACCACTACGGCCCCGGCGGCTCGGACGGCTTCCTCGTCTCCAAGCTCACCGGGCTCGACCTCGGCACCACGCCCGAGCGCCTGATGTTCCTCGCGTTCTTCTTCGCCTTCGCCGTCAAGGCCCCGATGTGGCCGGTGCACACCTGGCTGCCCGACGCCGCGACCGAGGCGCGTCCCGCGACCGCGGTGCTGCTCGTCGGCGTGCTCGACAAGGTCGGCACCTACGGCATGATCCGCTTCTGCCTCCAGCTGTTCCCGGAGGCCTCGCAGTGGGCGACGCCCGTGGTCCTCACCCTCGCGGTCATCTCGATCATGTACGGCGCGCTGCTGGCCATCGGCCAGACCGACATCATGCGCCTGATCGCCTACACGTCGATCAGCCACTTCGGTTTCATCGTGCTGGGCATCTTCGCCCTGACCACGACCGCCGGCGCAGGGTCGACGCTCTACATGCTCAACCACGGCTTCTCGACGGCAGCGCTGTTCCTCATCGCTGCGATGCTCATCGCGCGTCGGGGCAGCAAGCGCATCCCGGACTTCGGTGGCTGGCAGCGGGTGACGCCCGGTCTCGCCGGCGTCTTCCTCGTCGCTGGGCTGTCCGGCCTGGCCCTGCCGGGTCTGAGCTCGTTCGTCTCGGAGTTCCTCGTGCTCGTCGGGACGTTCCAGCGCTACAAGTTCGCGGCCGTCGTCGCGACGGCATGCATCGTCCTGGCCGCGCTGTACATCCTGCTCATGTACAAGCGGATGATGACCGGCCCGAAGCCCGAGCTCGACACTCCTGTCCGAGACATCTCGATGCGCGAGAAGATCGTCGTCGCCCCGCTGATCGCCGCGTTCATCGTCCTGGGGTTCTACCCCAAGCCGGCGCTGGACGTCCTCAACCCGGCGGTCGCCAAGACCCTGAGCTACGTCGGTGTCACCGACCCGGCCCCCACCTCCGCTGACGGGAGCACGAAGTAA